The genomic DNA GAAGGTGGCTTCGGTTTGCGGCAGGTAGCTCTGCTCCTCAAAGTATTCGGTGAGGCTCAAGCCTGCTACACGAGTTAAATAGGCTGCGCTCACGCCCTGGAGCATTCCGCCTGCCACATAGGTCAGGGCATGGGTTTTGAGCAGCGGTGAAATTGCTTGACTTGCTACTTCCACCAGTCCTAGCTTTACCATCTGGCTTGCCAGGGTTCCGGTCATCGTCTTCGCCTGTTCCAGGGAGAACTTCTGCTGATAAATTGCGCCTAAGTCCATGACCATCTGGGCGTTAATGGTTGCCGTTGCCAGCAGATCCAGACTCGAAACCGGGTTAGCAAAAGTTGCCGCAGCCGCGATCCACTGATACTGCTCGATGATCGGCAGGGCACGTTCCCGGCGCACCTGGTTCAGCTCTGTCTGAATCGATCGCTGAAGCGCCTCTGCCTGACGCACGACCGTTGCGTAAACCAACTGCTGCTTTTCGCTGGTGAGAACCTGATTCATCCGGGCTTGCAGGGCGGCGATTTCCGGTTCCGGATACTCCAGACGTTCTTCCATAGACCCATCTGCCTGCACCTGACGCACCTTAACCGGAGCGGGTTTTGCGGAAACGGCAATGACATCTTCTGCTGCCAGAATGCCTGCCATCCGATCGCGCAACTGCTGCAAAATCACAGGGCGATCGTCTGACAAATACTGATCCTGTTTGTTGAACACCAGCAGGACTCGATGCCGCTGAGCCAGCAGGGTTTTAATTGTTTGAAAATCGGAGTCGGTAACATCTCCCGTAGTCAGGAATAGCACCAGATCAGCTGCGGTGACATCTTCGCTGTGTGAGTCTCCCTGCGATTCACTCTGAGGCTCGACCTGGGCATCGGAATGGGCAGATTGTGCTTCCGCTTCACCCTGAATCAACTGAGCCAGGGTTGTTTTGCCCACCGATCGCCCGCCCAGAAAGGACAGAGAGAGCTGCTGACGCTCAAGGCTCTGGCTCAAGAATGCCAACTGGTCTCGAAACGCCGTGATCGAAGGATGAACTTCCGCCCCGTCTCCCTGCTCGGCAATGAGCTGACTGATGCGTTGCTCCACAGCAGCAAGGGTTTTATCCACCAGGGCACGATCGGCGGGGGCAGTCGGCAGTTTCAGGAAATCGATCGCAGATTTGGCGCTGCGCTGCTGAAGCCACCAGAGTCCCGACCCAATTGTAATGGCACCCCAGACGATCGTGCCGCCCCAGTGAGACAAGCCCGCATCCAGACCGTTTAACATCAGTGCGCCGCAGGTCAAACCGAGTCCCCCCAGCAGAATCGGTCGCCGCAACAGAATCGAAGAGACAGGG from Leptolyngbya ohadii IS1 includes the following:
- a CDS encoding slr1306 family protein: MNSPVSSILLRRPILLGGLGLTCGALMLNGLDAGLSHWGGTIVWGAITIGSGLWWLQQRSAKSAIDFLKLPTAPADRALVDKTLAAVEQRISQLIAEQGDGAEVHPSITAFRDQLAFLSQSLERQQLSLSFLGGRSVGKTTLAQLIQGEAEAQSAHSDAQVEPQSESQGDSHSEDVTAADLVLFLTTGDVTDSDFQTIKTLLAQRHRVLLVFNKQDQYLSDDRPVILQQLRDRMAGILAAEDVIAVSAKPAPVKVRQVQADGSMEERLEYPEPEIAALQARMNQVLTSEKQQLVYATVVRQAEALQRSIQTELNQVRRERALPIIEQYQWIAAAATFANPVSSLDLLATATINAQMVMDLGAIYQQKFSLEQAKTMTGTLASQMVKLGLVEVASQAISPLLKTHALTYVAGGMLQGVSAAYLTRVAGLSLTEYFEEQSYLPQTEATFQPDRLMQKLQSVFQVNQRSAFLQTLVKQAIGRLAPATAPAEAQ